A single region of the Acidobacteriota bacterium genome encodes:
- a CDS encoding SET domain-containing protein-lysine N-methyltransferase, translating into MEAVYVGNCDLGRGLFAGRNFEQSEGILRFRCPIISLAEVLARGKYQSNPIQVGNAEYVDIGPPGVFANHSCDPNAGIINNLDLIALRAIQQGEEIQYDYSTTMWEGFWTMSCLCNSLRCRKIVRDFPELPVELQTEYLRLGIVQSFIVQRLAISASVK; encoded by the coding sequence ATGGAAGCTGTTTACGTTGGCAACTGCGATCTCGGGCGCGGATTATTTGCGGGAAGAAACTTTGAACAAAGCGAAGGTATTCTGAGATTCAGATGTCCGATCATTTCATTGGCTGAAGTGTTGGCCAGAGGAAAATACCAAAGTAACCCTATTCAAGTAGGGAACGCAGAATACGTGGATATTGGGCCGCCAGGAGTATTCGCAAACCATTCCTGTGATCCGAATGCAGGCATCATCAACAACTTAGATTTGATTGCGTTGCGGGCAATCCAACAAGGCGAAGAAATTCAGTACGATTATTCCACGACAATGTGGGAAGGATTCTGGACGATGTCGTGTCTATGCAACTCCCTGCGATGCCGTAAAATCGTTCGGGATTTCCCAGAATTGCCCGTCGAACTACAGACTGAATATTTGCGGCTAGGCATCGTCCAGAGCTTTATTGTGCAGCGGCTAGCAATTTCTGCTTCGGTCAAATGA
- a CDS encoding transporter — MDKSLFAILTTVGLCITSVVGDYLLKRASNQECPLASAWFVSGFVVYSSTAFGWVYVMRHLKFATTGVVYAIGTIVLMALVGALFLKESLQWQEVAGVGFALLSICLLTRFA; from the coding sequence ATGGATAAATCTTTGTTCGCCATCCTCACAACAGTTGGTCTGTGTATCACAAGTGTTGTTGGCGATTACCTGCTAAAACGCGCCAGCAATCAGGAATGCCCACTGGCTTCTGCCTGGTTCGTATCTGGATTTGTAGTTTATTCATCTACAGCTTTTGGATGGGTTTACGTTATGCGCCACCTGAAATTTGCCACTACTGGAGTCGTTTACGCAATCGGCACAATCGTCTTGATGGCGTTGGTTGGCGCTCTATTTCTCAAAGAGTCGTTGCAGTGGCAGGAAGTTGCAGGCGTTGGGTTCGCCCTGCTTTCCATTTGCCTACTTACACGGTTCGCTTGA
- a CDS encoding sigma-70 family RNA polymerase sigma factor translates to MQNFATEEITALLARSQQGDGTAKEHLWGLVYEELRRIARHQMNGERAGHTWQATELVHQAYLRMFNGSASFENRAHFFAIAARRMRRLLVEYARSKAAGKRGGQQFQVTLSEAGELSSSLDLDLLALEEALQKFEPLYPRASRVVELRFFAGLTETETAELLSVSLTTVKRDWEFAKVWLYRHLSTAS, encoded by the coding sequence ATGCAGAATTTTGCGACGGAGGAAATTACTGCGCTGCTGGCGAGATCGCAACAGGGCGACGGGACGGCGAAAGAACATTTATGGGGATTGGTGTATGAAGAATTGCGACGGATTGCACGACACCAGATGAATGGCGAACGCGCCGGGCATACGTGGCAGGCGACGGAACTGGTTCATCAGGCTTATCTGCGAATGTTCAACGGATCAGCCAGTTTTGAAAATCGCGCGCATTTTTTTGCCATCGCCGCGCGGCGAATGCGCCGATTGTTGGTGGAATACGCGCGAAGCAAGGCAGCAGGAAAACGAGGCGGCCAACAGTTTCAAGTGACCTTGTCAGAAGCCGGTGAGTTGAGTTCGTCCTTGGATTTGGATTTGCTGGCGCTGGAAGAAGCCTTGCAGAAGTTTGAACCACTCTACCCGCGCGCCAGCCGCGTGGTGGAATTGCGGTTTTTCGCCGGACTGACCGAAACGGAGACGGCTGAGTTGCTGAGCGTCTCGTTGACGACGGTGAAACGCGACTGGGAATTCGCCAAAGTCTGGCTGTATCGCCATCTTTCTACTGCTTCCTGA
- a CDS encoding cadherin-like domain-containing protein, producing MHLLKKVVVLAFGFILFGHYAPAARVDAKISPGPPLGFTNAPDEGNCTGCHYTFPLNSGAGKVEITGLPASYAVGQSYQVTVTVSHPTARAWGFELTALDPNGTSSTIGSLIPTNTTTTLLRESNASGQQRTYLSHSEAGIAAGKAGSNSWSFIWTAPANAVGDVTFYTVGNAANNQVSPEDDYIYATSVKVLSPSGTNHPPSFSAMPDRMLAVGDRISFTVAATDPDNNPLTITAGTLANATFDPASKRFTFTPSANQPGTQQVTFTASDGQLQTQQTMKFQVLSENSQALTSLAKTSGPSSFLDFSGASTIELTALGSFGANAEILFNGLPLSSQTVTSGLSAMIPGNELNTAGAYVVRVRLVTGALTNARVLSLTSVVAPQTAVTVEAASYSATVAPGEIVALFGNDLVAGNGIAVADSLPLPRSLQSVSVYVNGVAAPLYFTAGTQINYQIPYSTAAGTASVVVLRDDGVASYGGVNAASAAPALFSADASGKGQAAAQNSDYSRNGDPATSPQTKRARKGDYVVLYGTGAGTQFVNANTNQPLTVKDGEAATNNPLAATASLPTVTIGGKPATVYFSGLAPGFVGLWQLNVQVPTDAPSGANVEVVVTFSGKTANRVTIAVE from the coding sequence ATGCATTTGCTGAAAAAAGTCGTCGTCCTGGCATTTGGGTTCATCCTGTTTGGGCACTATGCGCCGGCAGCGCGCGTTGACGCCAAAATCAGCCCTGGGCCGCCGCTGGGATTCACCAACGCGCCTGACGAGGGCAATTGCACAGGATGCCATTACACCTTTCCGCTGAATTCCGGCGCGGGCAAAGTCGAAATCACGGGCTTGCCAGCCAGCTATGCTGTGGGGCAAAGCTATCAGGTAACAGTTACGGTATCGCATCCGACGGCGCGGGCCTGGGGATTTGAATTAACTGCGCTTGATCCAAACGGAACGTCATCCACCATCGGCAGTTTGATCCCGACGAACACGACCACAACCTTGCTTCGCGAATCCAATGCTTCCGGCCAGCAACGCACCTATCTTTCTCACAGTGAAGCGGGCATCGCGGCGGGCAAAGCCGGTTCCAACAGTTGGTCGTTCATCTGGACGGCTCCGGCCAACGCGGTTGGCGACGTCACGTTTTATACCGTGGGCAATGCCGCGAATAATCAGGTTTCACCCGAAGACGATTACATTTATGCCACTTCGGTCAAAGTTCTTTCGCCGTCCGGCACAAATCATCCGCCAAGTTTTTCCGCCATGCCTGACCGCATGTTGGCCGTCGGCGACCGAATCAGTTTTACCGTCGCCGCCACGGATCCGGACAACAACCCGTTGACCATTACCGCCGGAACTTTGGCCAACGCGACGTTTGATCCGGCTAGCAAACGGTTCACTTTTACACCCTCCGCCAACCAACCCGGCACTCAGCAGGTGACATTCACCGCCAGCGACGGGCAATTGCAAACCCAGCAAACCATGAAATTCCAGGTGCTCAGCGAAAACTCGCAAGCGCTGACTTCGCTCGCGAAAACCAGCGGCCCATCGTCGTTTCTGGATTTCAGCGGAGCTTCAACCATTGAACTAACAGCGTTGGGTTCATTTGGAGCGAATGCCGAAATTTTATTCAATGGGTTGCCGCTGAGTTCGCAAACCGTCACCAGTGGTCTGTCGGCGATGATTCCCGGCAATGAACTCAACACAGCCGGAGCGTATGTCGTGCGGGTTCGGTTGGTGACAGGCGCGCTGACCAACGCGCGCGTGTTGTCGCTGACTTCGGTCGTCGCGCCGCAAACGGCTGTGACGGTCGAAGCCGCCAGTTATTCGGCAACAGTTGCGCCGGGCGAAATTGTCGCGTTGTTTGGAAACGATTTGGTTGCCGGTAACGGCATTGCCGTGGCGGATTCGCTGCCGCTGCCCCGTTCGTTGCAATCCGTTTCGGTGTACGTCAACGGAGTCGCTGCGCCGCTGTATTTCACGGCTGGCACGCAGATCAATTACCAAATTCCGTATTCAACTGCGGCAGGCACGGCCTCGGTCGTCGTTTTGCGTGACGACGGAGTTGCTTCTTATGGGGGAGTGAATGCTGCCTCTGCAGCGCCCGCACTGTTTTCCGCCGATGCCTCCGGCAAAGGCCAAGCCGCCGCGCAAAACTCCGATTATTCGCGCAACGGCGATCCGGCGACTTCGCCGCAAACCAAGCGCGCTCGCAAAGGCGATTACGTTGTTTTGTACGGCACAGGCGCAGGCACGCAATTCGTCAACGCCAATACCAATCAACCACTGACCGTCAAAGACGGCGAAGCAGCCACCAATAACCCGTTAGCGGCGACTGCCAGCTTGCCGACGGTGACAATTGGTGGAAAACCGGCAACGGTTTATTTCAGCGGATTGGCGCCGGGATTTGTCGGTTTATGGCAATTGAATGTGCAAGTGCCGACAGACGCTCCAAGCGGCGCAAACGTAGAAGTTGTCGTCACGTTTAGCGGGAAGACGGCCAACCGCGTAACGATTGCTGTTGAATGA
- a CDS encoding L-seryl-tRNA(Sec) selenium transferase — protein MSTTALRNLPSIDQLLRRENLRPLIDSAGRDTVRDRLREVLEEFRQELVGSNGKMGFLQDSAALAEEIEQRLMTRFARRRQTQTQRVINATGVILHTNLGRAPLSPSAIVAINEVARDYSNLEYDLAAGARGKRGTGLEATLRELLHCEAAAVVNNCAAAVLITLNTLAEGGEVIVSRGELIEIGGSFRIPDVIAKSGARIREVGTTNRTRLADYENAINENTKVILRAHPSNYRIIGFTEKPALEDLAQLARERGLPLFEDLGSGCLIDLNPLGIHDEPTVAQAIKAGASVVAFSGDKLLGGPQAGIILGEAGLIKRIKSNPLMRALRVDKLTFAALEATVAAYLAGRAIEEIPVQAALHATKETITRRARAFVRRAKNLGETLTLNLIDGASVIGGGSAPETQLPTTLISLTSLQLSASQLEEKLRLNAPSIITRIIEDKLAIDLRTVSPQSEAEILTALTNLCSES, from the coding sequence ATGAGCACAACCGCCCTGAGAAATTTGCCTTCGATTGACCAATTGCTACGTCGCGAAAACCTGCGGCCGCTGATTGATTCCGCCGGGCGAGACACCGTACGCGATCGCTTGCGCGAAGTTCTGGAAGAGTTTCGACAGGAATTGGTTGGCTCGAACGGCAAAATGGGTTTTCTTCAGGACTCTGCGGCACTTGCGGAGGAAATCGAACAACGCCTGATGACGCGATTTGCTCGCCGCCGTCAAACGCAGACGCAACGCGTCATCAACGCCACGGGCGTAATCCTTCACACCAATCTTGGCCGAGCGCCGCTCAGCCCATCCGCGATTGTCGCCATTAATGAAGTCGCGCGCGATTACAGCAACCTGGAATACGATCTGGCTGCGGGCGCACGCGGAAAGCGCGGAACGGGTTTGGAAGCAACCTTGCGCGAACTGCTCCATTGCGAAGCGGCAGCAGTGGTCAACAACTGCGCTGCGGCGGTGTTGATTACGCTGAACACGTTGGCCGAAGGCGGCGAAGTTATCGTTTCGCGCGGTGAATTGATTGAAATCGGCGGCAGTTTCCGCATCCCGGATGTGATCGCCAAATCCGGCGCGCGAATTCGTGAGGTCGGAACGACCAATCGCACGCGGCTCGCCGATTACGAAAATGCCATCAACGAAAACACCAAAGTCATTTTGCGAGCACACCCGTCGAATTACCGCATCATTGGGTTCACTGAAAAACCTGCGCTGGAAGACCTGGCGCAACTTGCGCGCGAACGCGGGTTGCCGCTGTTTGAAGATTTGGGCAGCGGCTGTCTGATTGACCTGAATCCGCTGGGAATTCACGACGAACCAACAGTGGCTCAGGCCATCAAAGCTGGCGCTTCGGTCGTGGCATTCAGCGGCGACAAACTGCTCGGCGGACCGCAGGCCGGAATCATTTTGGGCGAAGCCGGATTGATCAAACGCATCAAATCCAATCCTTTGATGCGCGCTTTACGAGTAGACAAACTGACGTTTGCCGCACTGGAAGCAACGGTCGCAGCTTATCTGGCCGGACGCGCAATCGAGGAAATTCCGGTTCAGGCTGCGCTTCACGCCACGAAGGAAACCATCACCCGGCGCGCTCGCGCGTTTGTCCGCCGTGCCAAAAACTTGGGCGAAACGTTGACGCTCAATTTGATTGATGGCGCTTCGGTCATCGGCGGAGGTTCCGCACCGGAAACTCAATTGCCGACAACACTGATCAGCTTAACCAGTTTGCAACTGTCCGCCAGCCAACTTGAAGAAAAACTGAGATTGAATGCGCCGTCCATCATCACACGCATTATTGAAGACAAATTGGCAATTGACCTTCGCACCGTCAGTCCTCAGTCGGAAGCGGAAATCCTGACCGCGCTGACAAATCTTTGTTCGGAGAGTTAA
- a CDS encoding ketopantoate reductase family protein — protein MRFIIHGAGAIGSLVGGMLAETGAEVVLIGRQKHVDAVNQNGLRVKSPRGDRTVKLTAVTSPHDIIPKDDDVIFLTVKSGQTAASVHSLRGVFPEETPIFCLQNGVRNEELAARRFLTVYGAMAALCVTFLSPGVIAHTLHNTLSIGNYPLDCDEFGLEVAEQLRKAGFHVTAHESIMAVKWSKLILNLHNATFSIIDKHYQLGVVTPAISRFMADVEEEALHLLEVEGISLDDPNNPIDFHKRIAELRGVIADPEMISEAENIPFELRTYPSTWTDLKLKRGETEASYFNGEIILLGEKHGQPTPYNSMLLKIVETMAAEQTPPGLYTIEELKEQFEQQRTIRYRGEDNP, from the coding sequence ATGAGATTCATCATCCACGGAGCAGGAGCCATCGGCAGTTTGGTCGGCGGAATGCTGGCTGAAACTGGCGCCGAAGTTGTGCTTATCGGCAGGCAAAAGCACGTTGACGCGGTGAACCAGAACGGTTTACGGGTCAAATCTCCGAGGGGCGACCGCACGGTCAAACTAACCGCCGTGACTTCTCCTCATGACATTATCCCTAAAGATGACGATGTCATCTTTCTGACTGTCAAAAGTGGGCAAACTGCCGCTTCGGTGCACTCTTTGCGCGGAGTGTTTCCGGAAGAGACGCCAATTTTCTGCCTGCAAAACGGTGTGAGGAATGAAGAATTGGCGGCTCGCAGATTTTTGACAGTCTACGGCGCAATGGCCGCCTTATGTGTGACATTTCTTTCTCCTGGTGTTATCGCGCACACATTGCACAACACGCTGTCCATTGGAAATTATCCGCTTGATTGTGATGAATTCGGATTGGAAGTCGCCGAGCAATTACGCAAAGCCGGATTTCATGTTACGGCTCACGAATCCATCATGGCGGTCAAATGGAGCAAGTTGATTCTGAATCTGCACAATGCGACGTTTTCCATCATTGATAAACATTACCAACTGGGGGTGGTAACGCCCGCCATCAGCCGGTTTATGGCCGATGTCGAAGAAGAAGCGTTGCATTTGCTGGAAGTTGAGGGGATTTCGCTGGACGATCCAAACAACCCGATTGATTTTCACAAGCGAATTGCCGAACTCCGCGGCGTGATTGCCGACCCGGAAATGATTTCCGAGGCGGAAAACATTCCCTTTGAATTGCGAACTTATCCTTCCACCTGGACCGATTTGAAGTTGAAGCGAGGGGAAACGGAAGCGAGTTATTTCAATGGCGAGATCATTTTGTTAGGCGAAAAACACGGCCAACCCACACCTTATAACTCCATGTTGCTGAAAATCGTCGAGACGATGGCCGCGGAACAAACACCGCCGGGGCTTTATACAATCGAAGAATTGAAGGAGCAGTTTGAGCAGCAACGGACAATCAGATACCGCGGCGAAGACAACCCCTAA
- a CDS encoding DUF1572 family protein: MKEAQRSFLLETPVTPLPAAQAFLRHARFRLTEDYAVKISAACSELADEQLWWRSNEASNSIGNLILHLFGNVRQWMIAGVGGEIDARDRNSEFAERRRIGKQELLALLTVTLSEVDAVLSNLEAEIVANHDAPLQRLIVPQGFAQTVLDSIFHVVEHFSYHTGQIVFIAKLLAGERIRFYDDRQLDVRS; this comes from the coding sequence ATGAAAGAAGCACAAAGATCATTTTTACTGGAAACGCCCGTAACGCCTTTGCCTGCCGCGCAAGCGTTCTTGCGGCACGCCCGGTTTCGACTGACCGAGGATTATGCCGTCAAAATCTCCGCTGCGTGTTCCGAATTGGCGGACGAGCAACTTTGGTGGCGGTCAAACGAAGCCAGCAACAGCATAGGCAATCTGATTCTGCATCTTTTTGGAAACGTCCGGCAGTGGATGATTGCCGGCGTTGGCGGCGAAATTGATGCTCGCGACCGCAACAGCGAATTTGCCGAACGTCGCCGGATTGGCAAACAGGAGCTGTTGGCATTGTTGACTGTGACCTTGTCCGAAGTGGATGCGGTTTTATCGAATTTGGAAGCTGAAATCGTGGCGAATCATGACGCGCCACTTCAACGGCTGATCGTGCCACAGGGATTTGCGCAAACCGTTCTTGATTCGATTTTTCACGTTGTCGAACACTTCAGCTATCACACTGGCCAGATTGTGTTTATCGCCAAGTTATTGGCTGGCGAGCGAATCCGGTTCTATGACGACCGACAACTGGACGTGCGAAGCTGA
- a CDS encoding response regulator, which yields MSQILVVDDDQTLHELIEGALKSEGHILQHAFNGREGLDMLRHERFDLALIDYVMPEMDGGEFLEELRREHPNLKAVMITAFGTPEAVLVAMRKRVCDFIIKPFSIADLKVAVSSVLGEAEPVNIEVISAKPHWVQLRVPCDLAAVPILQKLLTQLKADLPEETRDAMAYAFREMLNNAIEHGGKLDPTQFVEVACVRTKRAIIYWIKDPGEGFNPAELEHAAVNNPANDPFRHVTIRDEKGLRAGGFGILMVNQLVDELVYNERRNELMFIKYLS from the coding sequence ATGAGCCAGATTCTCGTAGTTGACGACGATCAAACCTTACATGAATTGATCGAAGGCGCACTCAAAAGCGAAGGGCACATCTTGCAACATGCTTTCAATGGACGCGAAGGCTTGGACATGTTGCGGCATGAGCGTTTTGATTTGGCACTGATTGATTACGTGATGCCGGAAATGGACGGCGGCGAGTTTTTGGAAGAGTTGCGGCGCGAACACCCCAACCTGAAAGCCGTTATGATTACCGCCTTTGGAACTCCGGAAGCCGTGCTCGTCGCCATGCGCAAACGCGTCTGTGATTTCATCATCAAACCGTTCAGCATTGCCGACTTGAAAGTAGCCGTCAGTTCGGTGCTCGGCGAAGCAGAACCGGTCAACATCGAAGTCATTTCCGCGAAACCACATTGGGTGCAATTGCGCGTGCCTTGCGACTTGGCGGCGGTGCCGATCCTGCAAAAACTCCTGACCCAATTGAAAGCCGATTTGCCGGAAGAAACCCGCGATGCAATGGCTTACGCCTTCCGCGAAATGCTCAATAACGCCATCGAACATGGCGGAAAACTCGACCCGACGCAGTTTGTTGAAGTGGCTTGCGTGCGAACCAAACGAGCGATTATTTACTGGATCAAAGACCCCGGCGAAGGCTTTAACCCAGCGGAACTGGAACACGCCGCCGTCAACAATCCCGCCAACGATCCTTTCCGCCACGTCACGATTCGGGACGAAAAGGGATTGCGCGCGGGCGGCTTCGGAATTCTGATGGTCAATCAATTGGTGGACGAACTGGTTTACAACGAACGCCGCAACGAGTTGATGTTCATCAAATACCTTTCCTAA
- the add gene encoding adenosine deaminase, whose protein sequence is MQLEHFIRRMPKVELHVHLEGSIQPETLLKLAERNRVKLPASTVEGLRKWYTFTNFAHFIEIYLTISSCICSAEDIELIAREFLRGQAMQNIQHSEVTFTPYTHFSLNRKIPFVDQLAALTRARAWAVEELGISVSWVLDISRNVRPIEHGLTVADWVISGKDRGVVALGLGGPEFGHPPELFAEAFDRVLAAGMASVPHAGEVAGAESVWGALRSLKAQRIGHGVRCLEDPNLVIELRERQIPLEVCPTSNVCLGVAPSIAEHPLPQLLDAGLYVTINSDDPPMFNTTLTDEYLKITEAFQFSRETIEQLALNAVRASLLPELTRAEMEQRFRSEFSLLRPG, encoded by the coding sequence ATGCAACTGGAACACTTCATTCGCCGCATGCCAAAAGTCGAGCTTCACGTTCACTTGGAAGGTTCGATTCAGCCGGAAACATTGCTCAAACTGGCCGAACGGAATCGGGTCAAGCTGCCTGCTTCGACAGTCGAAGGTCTGCGCAAGTGGTATACCTTTACGAATTTCGCGCATTTCATCGAAATCTACCTGACCATTTCCTCCTGCATCTGCTCGGCGGAAGACATCGAGTTGATTGCACGCGAATTCCTGCGCGGCCAGGCGATGCAAAACATCCAACATAGCGAAGTCACCTTTACGCCCTACACGCATTTCAGTTTGAATCGAAAAATTCCTTTTGTAGACCAATTGGCCGCGCTCACACGCGCACGCGCCTGGGCTGTTGAAGAATTGGGAATTAGCGTCAGTTGGGTGCTGGATATTTCGCGCAACGTGCGTCCCATCGAACACGGCTTGACCGTAGCCGATTGGGTCATCAGCGGAAAAGATCGGGGCGTGGTGGCTTTGGGATTGGGCGGGCCAGAATTTGGTCATCCGCCAGAATTATTTGCCGAAGCCTTTGATCGCGTGTTGGCAGCAGGAATGGCCAGCGTTCCGCACGCCGGAGAAGTTGCCGGCGCGGAAAGCGTATGGGGAGCGCTACGAAGCTTGAAAGCACAACGCATCGGCCACGGAGTTCGCTGCCTGGAAGACCCAAACCTTGTCATCGAATTGCGCGAGCGGCAAATCCCGCTGGAAGTGTGCCCGACCAGCAACGTCTGTTTGGGCGTCGCGCCTTCCATTGCCGAACATCCGCTGCCGCAATTGCTGGACGCAGGTCTGTACGTCACGATCAATTCCGACGATCCGCCGATGTTCAATACGACGCTGACCGACGAATACCTGAAAATCACCGAAGCCTTTCAGTTCAGCCGGGAAACCATAGAACAGTTGGCCTTAAATGCAGTGCGCGCCAGCCTGTTGCCAGAACTGACGCGCGCAGAGATGGAACAACGCTTTCGCAGCGAGTTTTCCCTTTTAAGGCCTGGGTGA
- a CDS encoding GNAT family N-acetyltransferase, with amino-acid sequence MYSNNESSFAFSDLNLARRLERTEATANAEFVEARAKFFPSSGACWMECAGAYAMFDGVGSPLTQTFGLGVFEPVTAETLDRIEEFYRQRGSEVFHEISPMSDPSLLTLLGERGYRPIEVTSVMFRPIGRNTNLAIRVNDQIRIRLIGKNDDSAHELWAQTAAKGWAHEVEFGDLVLDLSRLTVKKGVVPAFLAELNSKAVATGALSITDGVALLAGASTIPEARKQGAQLALLDTRLRYAAEQGCDLAMMCALPGSASQRNAERQGFRIAYTRIKWQAFK; translated from the coding sequence ATGTACTCGAATAACGAATCATCGTTTGCGTTTTCCGATCTGAATTTGGCTCGTCGGCTGGAACGTACTGAAGCCACGGCAAATGCCGAATTTGTCGAAGCTCGCGCCAAATTTTTTCCTAGTAGCGGGGCTTGCTGGATGGAATGCGCCGGAGCCTATGCCATGTTTGATGGTGTGGGCTCACCATTGACGCAAACATTTGGATTAGGTGTGTTTGAGCCGGTAACCGCAGAAACGCTCGACCGCATTGAAGAGTTTTACCGACAGCGTGGTTCGGAGGTATTTCACGAAATCAGTCCGATGTCGGATCCATCACTATTGACCCTGCTCGGCGAACGTGGGTATCGCCCAATTGAAGTGACCAGTGTCATGTTTCGGCCAATTGGGCGAAATACCAATTTGGCAATTCGAGTGAATGATCAGATCCGGATTCGGCTAATTGGCAAAAATGATGACTCTGCTCACGAATTGTGGGCGCAGACCGCCGCCAAAGGCTGGGCGCACGAAGTCGAATTCGGAGATTTGGTTTTGGATTTATCTCGGTTGACGGTGAAAAAAGGAGTCGTTCCAGCTTTTCTGGCAGAACTGAATAGCAAAGCGGTTGCCACTGGCGCATTAAGCATTACAGACGGCGTAGCGCTACTCGCCGGCGCCAGCACGATTCCCGAAGCACGGAAACAAGGAGCACAATTGGCGCTGCTTGACACTAGGTTGCGTTATGCAGCGGAACAAGGTTGCGATCTGGCGATGATGTGCGCTTTGCCGGGCAGCGCGTCTCAACGCAACGCCGAACGGCAAGGCTTTCGGATCGCCTACACCAGAATCAAGTGGCAAGCATTCAAGTGA
- a CDS encoding CPBP family intramembrane metalloprotease has translation MQTLSSKNSDQRPSVIHPQHESMLPFRLISGIEVASVLASVLITTWMLIPLQPEPRFLIALPGLFTVFLMLNSHRVRNERFADVGLSLRNFGQASRLLALPMLIVCLIITVIGFATHSFHQTSHFWGTLIVVPVWAMIQQYALQAFIFRRMCWLFVSPLASFEERKKKTRWAILATATIFSLAHLPNPMLMLLTFLGALLWSWVYDRAPNLVALALSHTILSLMLMTSMPSWFLPSMSVGYKHFLYQKF, from the coding sequence ATGCAAACTCTTTCATCGAAAAATAGTGATCAGAGACCCTCAGTTATTCACCCGCAGCACGAATCTATGCTGCCATTTCGGTTAATCAGTGGCATAGAGGTCGCGTCGGTCCTTGCTTCCGTGCTCATCACGACCTGGATGCTTATCCCATTGCAACCAGAGCCACGATTTTTGATCGCGTTGCCCGGATTGTTTACTGTGTTCCTGATGCTGAATTCACATCGGGTGCGCAATGAGCGCTTTGCTGATGTTGGTCTTTCACTGCGAAATTTTGGACAGGCATCGCGGCTGCTCGCACTGCCAATGTTGATTGTCTGTTTGATAATAACGGTGATTGGATTTGCCACCCACTCCTTCCATCAGACGTCTCACTTTTGGGGGACGCTCATCGTGGTGCCAGTCTGGGCAATGATTCAGCAATATGCTCTGCAGGCATTCATCTTTCGCCGTATGTGTTGGCTGTTTGTATCGCCTTTGGCTTCGTTTGAAGAAAGAAAGAAGAAAACTCGATGGGCGATTTTGGCAACGGCGACAATCTTCTCACTAGCGCATTTGCCAAATCCGATGTTGATGCTTTTGACTTTCTTGGGAGCGTTGTTGTGGTCGTGGGTTTATGATCGTGCGCCAAACTTAGTTGCGCTTGCATTGTCACATACAATCCTCAGCTTAATGCTGATGACCTCAATGCCATCCTGGTTTTTGCCGAGCATGAGTGTGGGATACAAACATTTTTTGTATCAGAAGTTTTGA